GACCTATACCAAAGACTCCTCTGATTTTTAGATACTGATCATTTGCTTATGCACAACATCGAAAAAGAAGCTtcgtttaaaaagaaaaatcttcTTATGATCAATTACTAATCTATCATGTCTAACACGTCATCTCTCTATATCTCTACGATAGGATCAATTGCAATTCGAaaagatgaatataataattAACACGGTGTATTATTATATTTGACTTATTTAAACCCCTCCGCGAACCTCGCCATTAACACTCAAATCAACACTAAACCAGCCAACAGCTTGGTCTCCATTTAACGCACTAATTAAGACGGAACCCGTCAATAGTTATGCTACATCTGTCTTCGTCGTCGATAAGACACGTCGACATGTTGCTCCATCTGTCTCCATCCTCGATCCGACCCACTCACTAAATGCAATCCCAATTGACATCCCACCACGTCGCTTTGccatcttaattatataataataataatattattattattattattaaaagagaTGTTACTTAGGAATCACTCAAACCCCCTACCCACTCTGACACCAATTTGGAACCCCATTCGATGCATgcagtaaatgaaaattattaaaatttgacACACATcagataatattaaaaaaatatatgtctTTTTTAGTTTTTTAACAAATAGTTAAATGAAAATGTTAATAAACTATTTGTAGCTGAACAAATATCCGTTGGTCGGCTCAATATTCAATTAGTTCCGGTTCGGTGAATGAACCGGTATCAGCGGTGGCGTGCATGCATTATATATTCGCGACACCTGCCATATCCGATGGAAGGCAGCGTGTTCGTTTCGAGAAGGCATATGGCGGTCAGGATTTGGTGCGCCATGCTGGCGGTGGCGTTGATCGCGGCGGCGGCGACGGCCGGCGCCGAGAAGAAGGTGATCGTCGCGATGGAGGCGCTGGTGAACTGCCAGGACTGCGCGAGCGTGGGCACGTTGAACCTAGGGAAGGCTCGACCGCTGCCGGGGGCGCGGGTGGTGGTGACGTGCCGGGACCACCGTGGCCGAGTGGTTCTCTACCAGGTGGGGAAGGCCGACGACAACGGCTACGTGTTCGCGGAGCTGTACACCACTACGATGCGGGGAGGATACTTCGACCCCGCGGAGGCGTGCGCCGCACGCCTCCTGACGTCGCCGGACGAACGGTGCGGCACCGCCACCGACGTCAACGGAGGGGTTCAGGGGTCGCCCCTCCGGTTTCAGAACACCACCGTCCCGGGGCAGTACGCCGACATCGACGTCTACGCCGCCGGGCCTTTGGCCTTTCGGCCGCCTGACTGCCTGCCGAAGACCTCCACACAATCCTAATCGAGCGTTTAACTATATATAATATTCTTCAAGcgaataaaaattattaatttgggatgtttttaaaatttttggggCCCTGTTGAAATATTGTCATGGACATATaccaatatttaatttattttccagTTTTTAATCATATCtgcaatttttttaattttatttttttcggtGTCTCGGAATGGCATGCTTATACCTCTTTTTCCAATTCTCCAATACTCTTTAACACTAATTATTCCGAATTGATTGAGAACGCCTCAAAAGGGTCAGTGGTAAAATACTACGAGAGTTCGAATTTTAATAagaacaaatattttaaataaattgaagtACTCTTTTGAATAACTAGGAATAATCTTTATATAGATAAATCATGCTTCATAAtaggtaaaaaaatataaatattaaaatataaaattactaaaatagtaaaa
This window of the Zingiber officinale cultivar Zhangliang chromosome 3B, Zo_v1.1, whole genome shotgun sequence genome carries:
- the LOC122054815 gene encoding protein SEED AND ROOT HAIR PROTECTIVE PROTEIN-like — translated: MEGSVFVSRRHMAVRIWCAMLAVALIAAAATAGAEKKVIVAMEALVNCQDCASVGTLNLGKARPLPGARVVVTCRDHRGRVVLYQVGKADDNGYVFAELYTTTMRGGYFDPAEACAARLLTSPDERCGTATDVNGGVQGSPLRFQNTTVPGQYADIDVYAAGPLAFRPPDCLPKTSTQS